TGGAGCAGAATAGACGTATATATTTGTAATACTTGATAATAATCGCCAATTCCTTTTTGCAGCATGCTATTACATATTTCTTTTGCTTCCTCAAATCTATTTAATTCGAACAGGCATAACACAGTACCTAATTCAATTTCAGGGTGGTCACTTTCTAATTCACCTGCTTGACCAAACAACAAAAGTGCTTCTTGAAATTGCTTATGCTGTAGTTGATCGAACCCCTTTTCAATAAGTCGTTCTTTTAGATTAGGGAAGGGAAGAATATTTTCACTTTGTTTTCTGATATCTGCCATCAATTTTACCGTCCTATAGCCATTTTCGTACTTTTGTGTTATTAAGTTTATCAAGTAAGTGAACAGAAAACAAGAAGCGCCTCGGAACGAACCTAGGCGCCTCTTCTACTTATTTAATATCTCATATTGTGATATGTGTTTTTCATAAACAAAAGTCAAGTCTATTTCATCCCAACCTTTAATTAACAACTCTTTTCTATATTGATCAATGAGAAATCCTTTACTAAAGCCTTTCTCATCCGATATAGTTTGATTCTCTAAATCTATTTGTAAAGTATAGTTAGAATTATTTCCTTCATATAATATATACTTTACATCTTCTCTATCTAATTTAATTGGGAGCAAACCATTTTTTAAGCAATTCCCATAAAATATATCTGCAAATGATGGAGCGATAATTACTTTAAATCCATAGTCTTGTAATGCCCACGGGGCGTGTTCGCGAGAAGAACCACATCCAAAGTTTTCATTTGCTACAAGTATTGTTGCACCAGCGTTCTCCTGTTTATTTAATTCAAAATCAGGATTTAATGTATGATTATCAAGATACCGCCAGTCATAAAATAAATATTGACCAAATCCTGTTCGCTCTATTCTTTTTAAAAACTGCTTAGGTATGATTTGGTCGGTATCAACATTTACACGATCTAACCCTGCTACCTTACCAGTGTGAATATGAAATGGTTCCATACCCCTATCTCTCCTTTAACTTTAAGTTTTCAGGAATGCTCACTTCAACTAATATATGTGAGTAATGCCAACTACCTACTATGTCACTTACTACGTTACACAATAGTTTTTTGTAGTTTTCTAATATCTACAAACCTACCATATATAGCTGCTGCTGCTGCCATCGCAGGACTAACTAAATGAGTTCTAGCACCTTTTCCTTGTCTTCCTTCAAAATTTCGATTTGATGTTGAAGCACAGCGTTCTCCCTCTGGTACAACATCTGGATTCATACTTAAGCACATGCTACATCCTGATTCACGCCATTCAAAACCTGCTGAAATGAAAATATCTGCTAAACCTTCCTCTTCCGCCTGACGCTTCACCTCTTGTGAACCTGGTACAACTAGCGCTCTTACCTGATTTGACACCTTGTTACCTTGCGCAATTTTAGCAGCTTCGCGAAGATCGCTTATCCTTGAATTTGTACATGAACCTATAAATACATGTTGAATTTCTACATCAGAAATTTGTGTACCAGCTTGTAAGCCCATATATTGTAGTGCACTATCTACAGCCCTTTGATCTGCTTCATCATCGAAGTCTAGAGGTGATGGTATTACTTGCTCGATCGTCACACTCATCCCCGGTGTTGTTCCCCATGTAACAGTTGGCGCTATTTCACTTGCGTCAATTTCAATGACTCTATCAAAGGTTGCATTTGAATCACTTGCTAATTTTTCCCATTTTTTCACAAGTCTATTATACTCTTCACCGTTGGGAATATGCTTCTTTCCTTTTAAATACGAAAATGTTGTTCTATCTGGACTAATTAAGCCAGCTTTTGCACCTGCTTCTATTGACATATTACATATGGTCATCCGTTCCTCCATCGACATATTACGGATTGTATCACCTGTAAATTCAATAATATGACCTGTACCAACATTTACACCATATTCTCCGATAATAGATAAGATGACATCTTTAGCGGAAACACCAGCAGCTAACTTACCATTTATATTAATTTTTAATGTTTTAGGTCGATGTTGCCATAATGTTTGAGTTGCCAATACGTGCTCAACTTCACTAGTTCCAATACCGAATGCTAACGCTCCAAATGCTCCATGAGTCGATGTATGGCTATCACCACATACGATTGTTTTCCCAGGCTGTGTGAGACCTAATTGAGGACCTATAACGTGAACAATACCTTGATCAGGACTGTTTAAATCCGCCAAATAAATGCCAAATTCTTCACAATTTTTTTCAAGAGCAGTCATTTGGTTTTGTGCTACTTCATCTTGGATGATGTAGCGATTGAATGTAGGTACATTATGATCCATCGTTGCAAATGTTAAATCTGGGCGTCTTACTTTCCGATTATTTAAACGTAACCCTTCAAATGCTTGTGGAGAAGTAACTTCATGAACGAGATGAAGGTCTATATACAATAAATCAGGCTTGCCTTCTTCTTGATATACGATATTTTTTTCCCATATTTTTTCTATAATATTTTTTGGTTCCACGAATAAATTCACCTCTCAATATTGTCAAATGTTAATCAAACATTATTCGTGTAAAGACCCTATATAAGTTTCCACTAGATAGGTCTTTAGACCTATCTAGTGGGTGTGCAAGGGTTTCCTATTAATGTCTGCCTATGATTTACGCGTATATTGACATAATGTTTGATATTGCAGCATGGTCTAGTACAGCTGCTTTAATACGTTCAACCATTTCCTCTGTTTTAACCGCTCTTTTTCCTTCTTGTACAACATCAGGAGTACGATGTCCAGCAGCAAGCACTTGATTCACAGCATTTTCAATTGCTTTTGCTTCTTCAT
This window of the Bacillus sp. SM2101 genome carries:
- the leuC gene encoding 3-isopropylmalate dehydratase large subunit, whose amino-acid sequence is MEPKNIIEKIWEKNIVYQEEGKPDLLYIDLHLVHEVTSPQAFEGLRLNNRKVRRPDLTFATMDHNVPTFNRYIIQDEVAQNQMTALEKNCEEFGIYLADLNSPDQGIVHVIGPQLGLTQPGKTIVCGDSHTSTHGAFGALAFGIGTSEVEHVLATQTLWQHRPKTLKININGKLAAGVSAKDVILSIIGEYGVNVGTGHIIEFTGDTIRNMSMEERMTICNMSIEAGAKAGLISPDRTTFSYLKGKKHIPNGEEYNRLVKKWEKLASDSNATFDRVIEIDASEIAPTVTWGTTPGMSVTIEQVIPSPLDFDDEADQRAVDSALQYMGLQAGTQISDVEIQHVFIGSCTNSRISDLREAAKIAQGNKVSNQVRALVVPGSQEVKRQAEEEGLADIFISAGFEWRESGCSMCLSMNPDVVPEGERCASTSNRNFEGRQGKGARTHLVSPAMAAAAAIYGRFVDIRKLQKTIV
- the leuD gene encoding 3-isopropylmalate dehydratase small subunit — its product is MEPFHIHTGKVAGLDRVNVDTDQIIPKQFLKRIERTGFGQYLFYDWRYLDNHTLNPDFELNKQENAGATILVANENFGCGSSREHAPWALQDYGFKVIIAPSFADIFYGNCLKNGLLPIKLDREDVKYILYEGNNSNYTLQIDLENQTISDEKGFSKGFLIDQYRKELLIKGWDEIDLTFVYEKHISQYEILNK